A region of the Culex quinquefasciatus strain JHB chromosome 1, VPISU_Cqui_1.0_pri_paternal, whole genome shotgun sequence genome:
GGGAACGCGTGTGCCACCCGGAAGGCCGCTCTGGTTTTACGCGGTTTTCACCCTACGGTGCGGAAAAAGTTTGCGAAAAATAACCAGCTCCTGATGGCGGCCGCGGAGAAATTTTCCCAAACTGCgcgtttcaaaacaaaaacgcaATTCTGAAGGGGCGAGCCCGCGGTGTGGTTTGACGTTTGTGGGCGCGCACTTGTTGTGAACGTGGattgttttgataatttaatgtCGGAAGAACGGATTTAtgtgatttaatttttgttagaatgactgccccattttttcattttcttgaattgtctGCTTACAGTGCtgcttttgtttattttggatACAAGCTTGTAAAAATATTCTTGAGTGGTAAGATTTAAGATAATATGCGATATTATGTCTATTCCGGTACTTGCAGAATCATTGTAGGATATCTGCAGCCTTTGTCTTAAAGTTCTATCTGCGGTGTCATTCCAATATTTCCGTATGCCTTGGCGTGGCATCTTAGGTACTTGAATCTTTCGTCCCAAGCAGAGATGATGTCTGCAACGCAACAGTTTTCAGTTGCGTGGAAGCAGCAACATGCCGTGCAAAACTACCTAAGCTTACCGATAGCCcctggaggatttagtgtcgATTAGACTTTTAGTCGATTAGTCGATTCCGTTGATAATTTTATTGCTAACTGAAGGAGTTCTTTCCTTGTGCAAATTGCCAGGACCAAGGCCAGGACGCTATCCGGAATACCGAAATGATTTGGGGCACTGGGGTTGGGACTAGGGTTGGGATCAATTTGGTAGGATATTGTAAATCtagagttttgccttcctcactgaggtaaggctataatcttgctcaaaaaatgaactttgtataaaaacgtcgtagacccactttcatgtaaatatacatatcgactcagaatcgaaaattgaacaaatgtctgtgtgtatgtgtgaccaacaaactagctcatgtttctcggcactggctgaacagatttgacccgaacctgttgcattcgacttggtttagggtcccatagatcgagttttatacacaTTGAAGTTTCgctaagtagttcaaaagttatgtataaaaatgtgtttccacatatatccggatctcacttaaatgtatgtaaactatgtccggatccatcatccaacccatcgttggttaggttatcaaaagacctttccaacgagtccaaaacattgaagatctggcaaccctgtctcgagatatgtccacttaagtgatcttgatgtactttttcgaagccggatctcacttaaatgtatgtaaactaggtccggatccatcatccgacccatcgttggttggattatcaaaagacctttccaacgagtctataacattgatgatctgatatttatgtactttaattattccggatctaaaaatagatgaaatttgtgtacaacccaatcatatcagccattgttgataatgagtgaggaaggctccaaccccataggtggattaagttagttttttttaaaggtcctataagctgttgtctaatgtttataggacctattaaaaaaaatctggaaacgTCAACCCAAGGTTctcctgggggacatttaccgaaccatacgatttggggcaatatgggtatcaatattcatggtttttgatactggtaataaaaatggcTGTTTTGACAGTATTGACCATAGACTGGACTAGTTGTAttgttaaaatgattttttttgtcaaaaatcattcgcggtaaatacttttttaccaCAGCTTTTTGGGTGACCAAATGCTGAATTGGTAGAttgaaccggctccgtggcttaatggttacggcttctgtctcccaagcagaaggttcagggatcaaatcccggtcggtacctttgaaatttggaatcaggaatttgaatatgaacaaaaacgaaaatgaaccacgcgggattcgaactcacgcctTAGGATTGGTGGTcagggacgctaagcagtcggccatcagaaggtttacactctagcagtgaaaagatccgtagtgttgaaacatgttatcttctcatattaaatacgcgctgatccctgatttgcctgaggggattggaagtctaaatatagatcaagtttccttcagatgcttgcttctttgtttaggcggggccgaacaatgcccagcgacctcggaattggaccgcaaggagctctgtcattctgaaatgggtcgttggaagcagcgcgagggctgtcaccacctaatacccgggactgagataagctgtatcagcattcggcatatacacagtctgatacaaattatactttcccataatttcgctaccggttagcgggtattggattggaccacacacacacacacacacacacacacacaccaaatgCTGAATTGGTAGATTTTTGACCAACGACGATGccaacgaattatttcaagaaaatctatcACGGATCTACTACAATTAGTTTAAAGTCTGTGTCTTAGCCTTTAGTTCTGgataacattgtttttttttttcagatgaacAAACTTGCCGTAccgttcaaaaatcaaaaacatacacAAATACATGGACAATCAGAAAATTTGACACAATTAGGGATAGCAGTTTGAAATCGGTTGTATTTTCCGGAACAACCTGCGATGGTGAATATGTGGCATGGAGTTACATGCTGAATCCGGGCTATAACGGTGGACATTGGGCATCAATTAAAATACAATGCGAGTCTGAAAATAAAGCCCAAGACGTTGAGATTACGATTGAAGGAATAACAGAAAAGTTTTTCGGTGCCATCTCGAAAGGAACATTCCAGTTTCCACGCTCTAAACTTTTGGAGCTCTGTTCTTACTGGACCGGTTCACTGACGCTCCGTTTCAAGGTCACGTTTACCAAGAATGTTCTCGAAGGATGCTCGTACGAGAAGTCGATCTCCTTCAAGGAACCTCCACAGTCCACTTTGGCCAAGGACTACGCCGATCTACTGTCGAGCAACCAGTCCAGTGACATCACGGTAAAAGTTGGCCAGCGCACATTCCACGCCCACAAAGTCGTGTTCATTGCCCGCAGCAAGGTGTTTGCGGCCATGTTCCAGCACGACATGCAGGAGGCCCAGCAGAACCAGATAACGATTCCCGACATGGACGCGGACGTGTTTGAAGAGGTGCTTCGCTACATTTACACGGACAGTGTTGAACGTCTGCCCGGGATGGCGTACGAGCTGCTGGAGGCCGCCGAAAAGTACGATCTGACCCGTTTGAAGGTCCTCTGCGAGATCGAACTGCTCGCCGGAATTACGGCGAAATCCGCCACCAAAACGTTGGAGTTTGCCGATTTGTACCGGGCGGACGAGCTGAAGGCGCGGACGCTTCAATTTATCGCTAGAAATCTGAGCGAGATTCCCAACTGGAAAGAGTTTTGCAGCGCCAAGCCGGACTTAGTGGCTGAAGTATTGGACGAAATTGCCAGAGGGAACCACCCTAAGGCACTTAAAGTGAACACAACGGAAATTGACTGACGCACGGAGGAATTTGGGTCACTTTTTcacgaataaaaaataatgtcatttcAATTTGAACcgaacaaattaaaatcacagCCAAATAGAAAGAAATCCGAGCTTgcagctctttttttttttttgttattaagttTGGTTCAGTCATCATCCCCTCTTGGTTGCCCAAACGAATGCGGCAACTGCACGAacgaactattttgcaaattccactACAGTAAAACCTATTTTTACGCGTTGCGTTACGTTTTActtatttgtcgatttctctggaacgacgcataattttgcaatcttttaaaagcaatttgtagggtttgttcagatctacaaaacgccttTTGAAGcttaaaatattgtatggtttaagagaaatctacgaaacaaaaagcgtaacgtcACCGCGTAAAAAAAGGTTTCTCTGTATTTAACAAAACCCGCAGTGTTAAAAGGTAGCTGAGAAGGCCAGCTATTATTTTACATTTCGATTTTTGTGAAAAGGTAACGGAATTTGCCAAATAgtttcagctgtcaaaatgcttatccaccCTTTTCTTGTGTTACtctcccaagtaaccatccagcactaaaacATGGTCACTGTTCAGCACTGAAAGCGCTTTTACAGCTGCGAGTAAAAGCTAAGATGATTTGAGATCAGCCCTAACAGCTACTTCAGTGCTATACAATGACCGAGTTTAGACCTTACTCGGCCGGTTAAGTGCTGGCCCCTACTGTTGGTGCCTACCCCTGCAGTAAATGTCAAAAAAAGTGAGAGAGGCAAAATTATGACTTTCTTTCTCTGCTTTCCTCTCCTCTCCTCTACGCATTCTATTTTGGTTTGTCTATTTTACTACATTACCGACTCAGCTGACCGAGTATGCGAAGtcgattttttgattgaaaatgatGCGTTTGGGATGTGAAGGCAGCCAGCCAGATGATAGAAATTGCCGTTGCTGTTGATTCCTGCGCCCGTGCCTTCTGTCCTAAATTGAAGATAGCTTACCAAGCTGGTTTTTATAGAAACATATGCAGCCACTTTGTGCCAGACGAATGCCAAGCAACTTCGGTTAACTGTTTCACCCCGTTGAAAAGGGCACTGAAGAAAACAGTTTTTGATTAGGTTCGAaagattttgttgttttattcaTAATATTATATAATCCTTACAACTACAACTGGCCTTGAACTGGCTTGacgataaataaataaattgtccTCCGCCCGCTTAGTTTGGCGGGGGAATCCGGCCCACCAGCAGAACAAAAAAACGCCATATCTGCCAGCGGCTCATTGTTGCGGTCCAGCAAGAAGGTAAAGTGGCTCTCGTTCATGTTAGCTGTatagtattatttttatttagtagGTAATATAAAAATACTTGTGAAATACTTACGAGGATGATGAAAACCGGGATGAAAACGATTTTGAGTTGCTAGCCTTCAATCGTCGTTGATGTTTTTGGGGAGATACGTAAAAGTGAGAAGGTTGTTGTTTTCTTGCACTCTCTCTTTCACTCTCCTCTCAGAATGAGAACAATGTTGCCAGTTTGATAGAACCAGCATGACAGTGTTGCTAGCGGTTGCACTTAATCAGCTTTGGACAGTGCAGTTGAATATATGTGCTGAATCGCATTTGTAAATGCTGTTGCGTGACAAATTAGCAATAGTATCGAGAATAGTATGCCAATTTGTTggccccctagtagagccgaagcacatttttcacaaattgtcaatattttaagcactttttcataaccctttgtacaaaacaatgaaatctgaagtcttttgaacaattttgactatttgtttcatcagttaatgtttttgagcagaaaaatagccatttgaaaaaaagttttttttttgccttgttatggacccccttttcctatagtggacccgggtccataatccgattgtggacccgggtccactataggcaaacgggcaaactgttatttttataccaaattcaaccgatttttgatgttttgatgtatggtgtaggtctaatgatagatataaagaataaaagatggattttgctcacttttcatcataagcaaacatgttttgttaacaaatttggctttaaacaacgaaaacacctaacagacatttaaacacatttatttccgaaaaagatcagagaaaacgtttcaaaaactactttaaaaataaaaattattaaaaaaagtaattttgatgctaatttttacatattaattacataaatggttgaccgaaactaaacaatcaatttgtttacagtttataaaaaaaaagttttgttatttattgatttattattataaaatatcatatgatatgatttattattataaaatatcatgaagttaaataatcagtcaaaaatgattggatggtaaattcaatcataaaatataaatgcagttttgttgtgaaaatgctagtggccatggctgatttcagatgtcgaactcaaaacacttattttggtgaaaaggacaattcaatgtcagtcaacattgttctaaatgatgctgaacatgccaaataaaagatttgtagacaacaacacgcttaaaattttggttttattgaatttttcatcaaaaacccttcagagggtccactataggaaaggggtccac
Encoded here:
- the LOC119767802 gene encoding protein roadkill-like gives rise to the protein MTAPFFHFLELSAYSAAFVYFGYKLVKIFLSDEQTCRTVQKSKTYTNTWTIRKFDTIRDSSLKSVVFSGTTCDGEYVAWSYMLNPGYNGGHWASIKIQCESENKAQDVEITIEGITEKFFGAISKGTFQFPRSKLLELCSYWTGSLTLRFKVTFTKNVLEGCSYEKSISFKEPPQSTLAKDYADLLSSNQSSDITVKVGQRTFHAHKVVFIARSKVFAAMFQHDMQEAQQNQITIPDMDADVFEEVLRYIYTDSVERLPGMAYELLEAAEKYDLTRLKVLCEIELLAGITAKSATKTLEFADLYRADELKARTLQFIARNLSEIPNWKEFCSAKPDLVAEVLDEIARGNHPKALKVNTTEID